The Styela clava chromosome 10, kaStyClav1.hap1.2, whole genome shotgun sequence genome window below encodes:
- the LOC120337611 gene encoding metabotropic glutamate receptor 7-like isoform X1, translating to MSIMSVLSRTLFCFVFVASQSAEHLIGSQHMKQSRSGAPMQFRDGDIILGAAMQVTNENANGDCVEELTGMYLVETMNMIIDEINANDEILTGIKLGTVMIDTCSSDVHALKRVIMDILPLALDKRICGQNCSDEDSKKHILAGLIGASFSSVSMQLATILQVFHISQVSYWSTSSELSDKTRFEYFFRSVAPDIHQVDAMISFIKEMEWNYISFIYDDDAYGVDGYTEFTRKAEKNNICIAFTKALPMIGEDINMTLVIEELLTRKNARVVVVFSNTGNAEKVFVAARSIPEAVENLIWIGSDGWISYIPQDHTDDSYLDVIDGAIGFLPKINLKENLKDYMTNLTLSQNYGENSTRNPWFAEYFSRKNNCSLPSENGSNSSKRICGEDEKINATTFRIHNTPISDAVYAMVYALDDYHKNICGGKAGLCDEIKQKAGTHQVASELYYHLKNVSFTTSGGSQFKFDKNQDGPPIYDVFVFKKQHVANTSTNLLDGWSKIGTYQDSAIKWDTRLPDKIYLTPSTCSQKCKHGEAQIRGTQKCCWYCQKCTAQEFVYNETACQKCDFGDKPNKHVNGCEPLPIRQMEYNSGHSLFALSFGVFGLLSTIYITFIFIKYRETAIVRASGKELCFFVLFGIFITLLNCFSVTSAPSNLSCTTSRVILSIGPTCMYVGLLMKTIRVVFIFQSSGILTTRTKQYLQPVQFTLITVAVSSVQILILIIWSRLKQPTIDLIVFDDFAFLTCKVLVDIEILVGLIYPFIIIIVCTVLATINRNVPTGFKETLYVGFTMYTTCIIWLALLPIFLTNSTDVPKKLTTVSASLTLSAITVLFCLFAPRCYAILFHPEWNTSESVMSRSRSYNSTKRQRNSTSVVHPDTTVSPSVKRSDSSAEDKINALPDN from the exons ATCAACGCGAATGACGAAATACTGACTGGAATAAAACTAGGAACGGTAATGATCGATACATGTAGCTCCGATGTGCATGCATTGAAAAGG GTTATCATGGATATTTTACCACTTGCATTGGATAAAAGAATATGCGGACAAAATTGTTCCGACGAAGATTCAAAGAAGCATATTTTAGCAG GATTGATCGGCGCATCGTTTAGTTCAGTATCTATGCAGCTTGCAACTATATTACAAGTTTTCCATATTTCGCAG GTTAGCTATTGGTCGACAAGTTCAGAGTTGAGTGACAAAAcaagatttgaatattttttccgGTCAGTTGCTCCCGACATACACCAG GTTGATGCCATGATCTCATTCATAAAGGAAATGGAATGGaattatatttcttttatttatgaCGATGATGCTTATGGAGTAGATGGATATACAG AATTCACTCGTAAAgcggaaaaaaataatatttgtatagcTTTCACAAAAGCATTACCAATGATAGGGGAGGATATAAATATGACACTCGTTATAGAAGAGTTACTGACAAGAAAGAACGCAAGAG TTGTTGTTGTATTCTCCAACACTGGAAACGCAGAAAAGGTATTTGTTGCCGCACGATCCATTCCAGAAGCagttgaaaatttgatttggaTTGGATCTGATGGATGGATATCGTATATACCTCAGGATCACACAGACGATTCGTATTTAGATGTAATAGATG GTGCGATTGGGTTCTtgccaaaaataaatttaaaagagAATTTAAAAGATTACATGACAAATCTTACGTTGTCCCAAAACTATGGAGAAAATTCAACGAGAAATCCTTGGTTTGCTGAGTATTTTAGTCGGAAAAACAACTGTTCTTTACCTTCAG AAAATGGAAGCAATTCAAGTAAAAGAATATGTGGTGAAGATGAAAAGATTAATGCAACAACATTTCGGATTCATAACACA CCTATATCAGACGCCGTGTATGCAATGGTATATGCCTTGGATGATTACCATAAAAATATCTGTGGCGGTAAAGCTGGTTTGTGTGATGAAATCAAACAGAAAGCAGGAACACATCAAGTTGCAAGTGAACTCTATTATCATCTGAAAAACGTTTCGTTTACAA CCTCTGGCGGTTCGCAGTTTAAATTTGACAAGAATCAAGATGGACCTCCAATATATGATGTATTTGTGTTCAAGAAACAACATGTTGCAAACACTTCAACTAATTTACTGGAtggttggtcgaaaataggaacaTATCAAGATAGCG CTATCAAATGGGATACGAGACTTCCGGATAAGATTTACTTGACTCCATCCACCTGCAGTCAAAAGTGTAAACACGGAGAAGCTCAAATACGCGGAACTCAG aaatGTTGCTGGTATTGCCAAAAGTGCACTGCACAGGAGTTTGTTTATAACGAGACAGCGTGTCAAAAATGCGACTTCGGAGACAAACCTAACAAACATGTAAATGGATGCGAACCATTACCGATAAG GCAAATGGAATATAATTCAGGTCACTCATTATTTGCGTTGTCATTTGGAGTATTTGGTCTTTTGTCGACAATTTATATCACCTTCATTTTTATCAAGTACAGAGAAACGGCGATAGTAAGAGCATCTGGAAAG GAACTTTGTTTCTTTGTGTTATTCGGTATTTTCATCACTCTACTAAACTGCTTTTCCGTGACATCTGCGCCTAGTAATCTTTCATGTACAACATCGCGTGTCATCTTGTCAATAGGACCTACATGCATGTACGTTGGTTTGCTGATGAAAACGATACGAGTCGTATTCATATTTCAGTCAAGCGGAATTTTAACCACACGG ACAAAACAATATCTCCAGCCAGTGCAATTTACGTTGATAACGGTTGCAGTATCGTCGGTGCAGATTCTGATTCTAATTATTTGGTCAAGATTAAAACAACCAACAATAGATCTCATAGTATTCGATGATTTTGCTTTTCTAACATGCAAAGTATTAGTCGACATTGAGATTCTCGTAGGACTTATCTACCCGTTCATTATCATAATTGTTTGTACTGTTCTGGCAACAATTAATAGAAACGTACCCACTGGATTCAAAGAAACTCTTTACGTGG GTTTTACAATGTACACTACATGCATTATATGGCTTGCTCTTTTaccaatatttttaacaaattccACTGACGTTCCAAAGAAG CTTACAACAGTTTCTGCATCTCTAACACTGAGCGCGATAACTGTATTATTTTGTCTTTTTGCACCTCGATGTTACGCAATTTTATTTCACCCTGAATGGAATACATCAGAGTCTGTCATGTCTAG AAGTCGAAGTTATAATAGTACTAAGAGACAAAGGAACTCAACATCGGTGGTTCATCCAGACACAACCGTGTCACCTTCAGTGAAACGATCAGATAGTTCTGCGGAAGACAAAATCAACGCATTGCCAGACAACTGA